In a genomic window of Alteromonas gilva:
- a CDS encoding DUF1852 domain-containing protein: MNKDVTFTIKSVCFDENYYPSDNTRITTNFANLARGEMRRENLRNTLKMVNNRFNALAHWDNVHGDRYEVELEIISVEIDVAGNGESFPTIEVLKTNIFDRKTGKRIAGIVGNNFSSYVRDYDFSVVLPAHNKNQSQFSIPDTFGELHGKIFKHFVNSEVYKTHFEKPPVICLSVSENKIYHRTENQHPILGVEYQPNESSLTEQYFQKMGLQVRYFMPPNSVAPLAFYFFGDLLNDYTHLELISTISTMETFQKIYRPEIYNANAPAGKRYQPNLKHPDHSLTQIQYDREERSHLAVKQGKFVEEHFIKPYQTTLEQWSASRTL, translated from the coding sequence ATGAATAAAGACGTTACATTTACGATTAAGAGCGTTTGTTTTGATGAAAATTACTATCCATCAGACAATACCCGCATTACCACTAACTTTGCCAACCTGGCCAGAGGAGAGATGCGTCGCGAGAACCTGCGTAATACCTTAAAAATGGTGAATAACCGATTTAATGCCCTGGCGCACTGGGATAATGTTCACGGTGATCGCTATGAGGTGGAACTGGAAATTATTTCAGTGGAAATCGATGTGGCAGGCAACGGTGAGTCGTTTCCTACTATCGAAGTGCTGAAAACGAATATTTTTGACCGCAAAACCGGTAAGCGCATTGCTGGTATTGTGGGCAATAACTTTTCGTCCTATGTGCGCGATTACGATTTTAGCGTGGTGTTGCCAGCGCATAATAAAAACCAGTCACAATTTAGCATCCCGGATACCTTTGGTGAGCTCCACGGCAAAATTTTTAAGCATTTCGTGAATTCTGAAGTGTATAAGACGCATTTTGAAAAACCGCCGGTGATCTGTCTGAGCGTGTCAGAAAACAAAATTTATCATCGTACCGAAAACCAGCACCCGATTCTGGGGGTGGAATATCAGCCCAATGAATCGTCGCTAACCGAGCAGTATTTTCAAAAGATGGGTCTGCAAGTGCGTTATTTTATGCCGCCTAACAGCGTGGCTCCGCTGGCGTTTTATTTCTTTGGCGATCTGCTCAATGATTACACGCATCTTGAACTCATTAGCACTATCAGCACCATGGAAACGTTCCAAAAAATTTACCGGCCGGAAATTTATAATGCCAATGCACCAGCGGGAAAGCGTTATCAACCTAATTTAAAACACCCGGATCATTCTCTTACACAAATACAGTACGACCGTGAGGAGCGCAGTCATTTGGCGGTTAAGCAAGGTAAATTTGTTGAAGAACACTTTATTAAACCGTACCAAACCACCCTTGAGCAGTGGTCTGCCAGCCGTACATTGTAA
- a CDS encoding methionine synthase, which yields MNTTLPTSIAGSLPKPAWLAEPETLWSPWKLSGDELIEGKQDALRLSLQAQQQAGIDIISDGEQTRQHFVTTFIEHLNGVDFTQRKTVKIRNRYDASVPVVVDAVTRPKSVFVDDAKYLRQLTKQPIKWALPGPMTMIDTLYDDHYKSREKLAWEFAKILNQEAKELEAAGVDIIQFDEPAFNVFFDEVNDWGIAALEKAAEGLKCETAVHICYGYGIKANTDWKKTLGEEWRQYEDVFPKLQRSVIDIVSLECHNSKVPMDLIELIRGKKVMVGAIDVASHTIETAEEIADTLRKVLKFVDADKLYPSTNCGMAPLPRQVADAKLRALSAGAAILRNELANQ from the coding sequence ATGAACACAACTTTGCCTACATCCATCGCCGGTAGCTTGCCTAAACCAGCCTGGCTTGCCGAACCTGAAACCCTGTGGTCGCCCTGGAAATTAAGCGGTGACGAACTCATAGAGGGCAAACAGGACGCGCTGCGTTTGTCATTACAGGCTCAGCAACAGGCCGGTATCGATATCATTAGTGACGGCGAGCAAACCCGCCAGCATTTTGTGACAACCTTTATCGAACACTTAAACGGGGTTGATTTTACCCAGCGCAAAACGGTTAAAATTCGTAACCGTTACGATGCCAGCGTGCCGGTGGTAGTCGATGCCGTTACCCGGCCCAAATCGGTCTTTGTCGACGATGCCAAATATTTGCGTCAGCTTACAAAACAGCCGATTAAGTGGGCACTGCCGGGGCCGATGACCATGATCGACACCCTGTACGACGACCACTACAAAAGTCGCGAAAAGCTGGCCTGGGAATTTGCCAAAATTCTCAACCAGGAAGCCAAAGAACTTGAAGCTGCCGGGGTTGATATCATTCAGTTTGATGAGCCAGCCTTTAATGTGTTTTTTGACGAGGTGAACGACTGGGGAATTGCTGCACTGGAAAAAGCCGCCGAAGGTCTCAAGTGCGAAACCGCCGTGCACATTTGCTATGGCTACGGCATAAAAGCCAATACCGACTGGAAAAAGACCCTCGGTGAAGAGTGGCGACAATATGAAGATGTGTTTCCAAAACTGCAACGCTCGGTGATTGATATTGTGTCGCTGGAGTGTCATAACTCAAAGGTACCCATGGATCTCATTGAGCTCATCCGTGGTAAAAAGGTCATGGTAGGGGCTATTGACGTGGCTTCTCATACTATCGAGACCGCTGAAGAAATCGCCGATACCCTGCGTAAAGTATTAAAGTTTGTCGATGCGGATAAGCTGTATCCGTCGACCAACTGCGGTATGGCGCCGTTACCTCGCCAGGTGGCCGACGCTAAGCTGCGCGCCTTAAGTGCCGGCGCTGCGATATTAAGAAACGAACTGGCAAACCAATAA
- a CDS encoding MATE family efflux transporter: MASSTQQRDLTSGTILGQLVRMTVPMVWGIVAVMSIGLIDTYFVGQLGTQALAALGFVFPVMLTLTSLAIGLGAGAASVISRVIGAGDQHQVKRLTTDALCLGLAVVMLASGLGMLTIEPLFLLLGASQGLIPLISSYMMVWYPSMVLLVIPMLANSIIRANGDSFYPSVIMIIAAVINGILDPLLIQGLWLFPELGFAGAAWASVGARSLTLLASLLILMYRERMLSYSLPSAASLLSSWASIARIGIPAAGGNMVNPVGVAIITAAIALIGQEQVAGFNVASRMQAFAVIPMLALSASIGPVVGQNWGADLKHRSAQALKASFIFSLLWSLLLAVLFWLFAAPLAGLFSSDQQVITIACQYLHIVPFSLVGYGCVIIAAAAFNAIDRPIPALVYNLHRTFIWLAPLAWLAAALSTVEAVFWSVVLANIVGGAAAVAHAWHFFRKHIE; this comes from the coding sequence ATGGCATCATCAACACAGCAGCGTGACCTGACATCCGGGACCATACTCGGTCAGTTGGTCAGAATGACAGTACCCATGGTGTGGGGAATCGTTGCGGTCATGTCCATTGGCCTGATCGACACCTACTTTGTTGGGCAACTCGGCACACAGGCGCTGGCGGCACTGGGCTTTGTGTTTCCTGTGATGTTAACCCTGACCAGCCTGGCGATTGGCTTAGGGGCTGGCGCCGCGTCGGTGATTTCCAGGGTGATTGGCGCCGGCGATCAGCATCAGGTAAAGCGACTGACCACCGACGCCTTGTGTTTGGGGCTGGCGGTGGTAATGCTGGCATCCGGGCTTGGCATGCTCACTATCGAGCCGTTATTTTTGCTGCTCGGCGCCAGCCAAGGTCTTATTCCGCTGATTTCATCCTATATGATGGTGTGGTATCCCAGTATGGTGTTGCTGGTGATTCCGATGCTGGCCAACAGTATTATCAGAGCCAACGGCGACAGTTTTTATCCCAGTGTCATTATGATTATTGCCGCTGTTATTAATGGGATCCTCGATCCTCTGTTAATACAAGGGCTATGGCTTTTTCCCGAACTCGGATTTGCCGGTGCCGCCTGGGCATCGGTGGGCGCCAGAAGTTTAACCTTACTGGCATCGCTACTGATTTTAATGTACCGCGAACGCATGCTCAGCTACAGCTTGCCCTCAGCTGCAAGCCTGCTCAGTTCCTGGGCCAGTATTGCCAGAATAGGTATTCCGGCGGCAGGCGGTAACATGGTTAATCCGGTGGGCGTGGCGATTATCACCGCTGCCATCGCCTTGATTGGTCAGGAGCAGGTAGCAGGATTTAATGTGGCCTCACGCATGCAGGCGTTTGCTGTGATCCCCATGTTAGCCCTGTCTGCCTCTATCGGGCCTGTTGTGGGGCAGAACTGGGGCGCCGATTTAAAACATCGCTCAGCGCAGGCCCTTAAAGCCAGTTTTATCTTTTCACTGTTATGGTCATTGTTGCTGGCAGTGTTGTTCTGGCTGTTTGCTGCGCCGCTGGCGGGGCTTTTCTCCAGCGACCAGCAGGTGATCACCATTGCCTGTCAGTACCTGCATATTGTGCCATTTAGCCTGGTGGGGTACGGCTGCGTGATTATTGCCGCAGCGGCGTTTAATGCTATCGACAGGCCCATACCAGCCCTGGTTTACAACCTGCACCGCACGTTTATCTGGCTGGCACCACTGGCCTGGCTTGCCGCGGCGTTATCAACCGTTGAAGCGGTGTTTTGGTCTGTTGTGTTAGCGAATATTGTCGGTGGCGCGGCCGCTGTAGCACATGCCTGGCACTTTTTTCGCAAGCACATCGAATAA
- a CDS encoding sugar O-acetyltransferase: MNAYQKMVTGEKYCINDPDLVETRYKTRDLTDKINALGPREVVQRTAYLKDLFGEMGDNVHIEKPIRIDYGMNIKMGSDVFINFNWTVLDCCPVTIGSRVFIGPNTSFYTAHHPLNAAERAEHIGFAEPITIGNDVWIGGNVTILPGVTIGDGCVIGAGSLVTQDIAPGMIAVGSPCKAVKPAP, from the coding sequence GTGAACGCATATCAAAAAATGGTAACCGGTGAAAAGTACTGCATTAACGATCCGGATCTGGTTGAAACGCGCTATAAAACCCGCGATCTCACCGATAAAATTAACGCCCTGGGGCCACGCGAGGTGGTGCAGCGTACTGCATACCTGAAAGACCTGTTTGGTGAGATGGGCGACAATGTTCACATTGAAAAGCCCATTCGCATCGACTACGGCATGAACATTAAAATGGGCAGTGATGTGTTTATCAACTTTAACTGGACCGTGCTCGATTGTTGCCCGGTAACCATTGGCAGCAGGGTGTTTATTGGCCCCAATACCTCTTTTTATACCGCTCATCACCCCTTAAATGCCGCAGAGCGCGCCGAGCATATTGGTTTTGCTGAACCTATCACAATCGGTAACGATGTCTGGATTGGCGGCAATGTGACCATTTTGCCGGGCGTTACCATTGGCGATGGTTGCGTGATTGGGGCTGGAAGCCTGGTTACTCAGGATATTGCACCGGGCATGATTGCCGTGGGCAGCCCCTGTAAAGCGGTAAAGCCGGCGCCTTAA
- a CDS encoding DUF3237 domain-containing protein, which produces MRAIQLFGTLLLLIIVRSVSAQENPNRDDRFDTRFVYESRVTIDMNRATVGPSKYGERGIIWITGGDVKGPKINAEVLSGGGDWQLGRPDGSQELKARYAIKTTDGHVILVHNSAIIAPRPTPDNPKNEYARSVLNFEAPLGSPYEWMNNAIFLGTVEPAPNFEDDPAVIIRVWELL; this is translated from the coding sequence ATGCGAGCAATACAACTTTTCGGTACACTTTTATTATTGATTATAGTGCGCTCTGTCAGCGCACAGGAAAATCCGAATCGGGACGATCGTTTTGACACCCGTTTTGTTTATGAGTCGCGGGTTACTATAGATATGAACCGCGCTACAGTGGGGCCGAGTAAGTATGGTGAGCGGGGGATTATATGGATCACCGGCGGTGACGTAAAAGGACCGAAGATTAACGCCGAAGTGTTATCCGGCGGCGGTGACTGGCAACTGGGCCGTCCCGATGGCAGTCAGGAGCTTAAAGCACGCTATGCGATAAAAACCACTGATGGGCATGTTATTTTGGTGCATAACAGCGCTATTATCGCCCCCCGCCCTACACCGGATAATCCTAAAAACGAGTATGCACGCAGCGTGTTAAACTTTGAGGCGCCACTCGGCAGCCCTTACGAATGGATGAACAATGCCATTTTTTTAGGGACTGTGGAGCCTGCCCCAAATTTCGAGGACGACCCGGCGGTCATTATACGGGTGTGGGAATTACTCTAA
- a CDS encoding amidohydrolase, with product MLKLKHALAMSVVLMSTPACQAENATPAAKTDSAASAAAISDSADLIFTNGHFYTTDGWAKSIAVDDGVIVAISKTENLTDLKSSTTKVIDLAGDTVFPGLHDMHIHAMGSGQKAQSCSWPQGSSAEVALATIGECVAKAEKGEWVQGGQWDSASFGQKPSRQMLDKLAPDNPVALTDISYHSLWVNSKALELAGITAETKTPEGGVIEKDENGQPTGILRETATGLVRMVIPPPSEEDKAEALKWAIDLISSYGITGFTDAGVSENELVTFTTLADRGDLKLRVRACQWGRGLVGVDSDEELDDALAKMRVNRNKFARDNIKPDCIKLALDGVPTDGHTAAMLEPYQGAHNDAGHGDKGITMIPQEKLNRILVKADNSGFTVKMHAAGDAAVRSAMDGIAATRKANGFSGNLHDIAHNSFVNMDDINRARDIAATFEMSPYIWFPNPIIPDIEKAVGKERMKRWTPVKDAIDAGALVVPGSDWAVVPSVNPWLGIETLVTRQKPGGGGEMLGAVERITLKQAIDLYTVNAAKQMGTRDKTGAIAVGMLADIIVLDRNPFDIPIYDVHNTQVKMSFIGGEKIYQQ from the coding sequence ATGTTGAAGCTTAAACATGCCCTGGCAATGTCGGTTGTACTGATGAGTACTCCTGCATGCCAGGCAGAAAATGCGACACCGGCCGCAAAAACAGACTCGGCAGCGTCTGCCGCTGCGATCTCTGATTCGGCCGATTTAATATTCACCAACGGTCACTTTTATACCACCGATGGTTGGGCGAAATCGATTGCGGTTGATGATGGCGTTATCGTCGCGATCAGCAAAACGGAAAACTTAACGGACCTGAAATCGAGTACTACCAAAGTTATCGATCTCGCAGGGGACACTGTATTTCCGGGCCTGCATGATATGCATATCCATGCGATGGGATCCGGCCAAAAAGCGCAAAGCTGCTCATGGCCGCAAGGCTCTTCAGCCGAAGTTGCTCTGGCAACCATAGGTGAGTGTGTCGCAAAAGCTGAAAAAGGCGAATGGGTGCAAGGCGGTCAGTGGGATTCAGCCTCTTTTGGCCAAAAGCCAAGTCGTCAAATGCTCGATAAACTAGCTCCTGACAATCCTGTCGCGCTAACGGATATCAGCTACCACAGTCTGTGGGTTAACTCAAAAGCATTAGAGCTGGCGGGAATTACTGCAGAAACAAAAACCCCGGAAGGCGGCGTTATCGAAAAAGATGAAAATGGCCAACCCACCGGAATCTTAAGAGAAACGGCCACAGGCTTAGTACGAATGGTTATCCCGCCTCCCAGCGAAGAAGACAAAGCTGAAGCGTTAAAATGGGCTATCGATCTGATTTCTTCTTATGGTATCACCGGTTTTACCGACGCAGGCGTGAGTGAAAATGAATTAGTTACATTTACAACGTTGGCAGATCGAGGCGACTTAAAGCTAAGAGTAAGAGCGTGTCAGTGGGGACGCGGCCTTGTGGGTGTCGACAGTGACGAAGAACTTGATGATGCACTGGCTAAAATGCGTGTTAATCGCAACAAATTTGCTCGCGATAACATCAAGCCTGATTGCATTAAACTCGCGTTAGACGGCGTACCTACGGATGGTCATACTGCCGCCATGCTCGAGCCTTACCAGGGCGCGCATAATGACGCAGGCCATGGCGATAAAGGGATCACCATGATCCCACAGGAAAAACTGAATCGTATTTTGGTTAAAGCAGACAACAGTGGCTTTACCGTGAAAATGCATGCTGCTGGCGACGCAGCGGTAAGAAGTGCAATGGACGGTATCGCGGCAACACGCAAGGCAAATGGTTTTAGTGGGAACCTGCACGACATCGCCCATAATAGCTTTGTAAATATGGACGATATTAACCGTGCTCGCGACATCGCCGCAACGTTTGAAATGTCACCTTACATCTGGTTCCCGAACCCGATAATTCCTGACATTGAAAAGGCTGTGGGTAAAGAACGCATGAAGCGTTGGACGCCGGTTAAAGACGCCATTGATGCAGGGGCATTGGTTGTGCCTGGCTCTGACTGGGCAGTGGTTCCATCAGTAAACCCCTGGTTAGGCATTGAAACACTGGTTACCCGACAAAAGCCTGGTGGTGGTGGCGAAATGCTGGGTGCGGTGGAACGTATCACACTAAAACAGGCCATCGACTTATACACGGTGAATGCCGCAAAACAGATGGGCACTCGCGATAAAACCGGGGCTATTGCAGTAGGCATGCTCGCTGATATTATCGTATTGGATCGCAACCCGTTTGATATTCCTATCTATGATGTTCACAACACGCAGGTAAAAATGTCGTTTATTGGTGGCGAGAAAATCTACCAGCAATAA
- a CDS encoding amidohydrolase, whose product MLIKKMIKSCLLAGCAMLSHCALSAASSADLILTNGDIYTPNGWVESVAIKDGIIIGFDPEQYLTSSSTVVDLNGATVLPGFHDMHVHPLNSGLHKFQCRFAQGLSPETVQQKIAACVTERKENEWITGGQWDAASFGQTPPHRKFLDEVSPNNPVVLRDISGHSAWANSLALELAGITADTPNPEGGIIEKDSNGLPTGLLRESAAGLVYKNVPAYTQAQNVEALAWSTQLMLSNGITSYTDAGVNEVAMKAYATLYDAGKLKQRVRGCNLYGSIVFSAADEQVSADPIEQRNLYSRSRFSPDCVKIVLDGVPTDSHTAAMVDPYKDNSHASEERTRGLLLIEQEKLNALVTDFDNKGLSVKFHAAGDAAVKAGLTAIEAARKSNGFSGVLHDVGHSSFVQMDDIQRARSIAATFEMSPYIWYPNPIIPDITKATGHERMKRWIPVKDAIDAGALVVPGSDWAVVPSVNPWIAIETLVTRQKPGGGKDVLAPQERISLKQAIDLFTVNSAKHLGKSDEVGSISVGLYADLIIVDKNPFKIPTTELHNIKILKTVIAGETVYQSE is encoded by the coding sequence ATGTTAATCAAAAAAATGATTAAAAGCTGTCTTTTAGCGGGTTGCGCAATGCTATCGCATTGCGCCCTTTCCGCCGCTTCAAGTGCAGACCTAATACTAACAAACGGTGACATTTATACACCCAACGGATGGGTAGAATCTGTTGCCATCAAAGACGGTATTATTATCGGCTTTGATCCTGAGCAATACCTGACTTCGTCGAGTACAGTCGTAGATCTCAATGGCGCGACGGTGTTACCGGGTTTCCATGATATGCATGTACACCCACTGAACTCAGGCTTACATAAGTTTCAATGTCGTTTTGCGCAAGGGTTATCACCTGAGACCGTGCAACAAAAAATAGCAGCATGTGTCACTGAACGTAAGGAGAATGAGTGGATAACCGGGGGCCAATGGGATGCGGCATCGTTTGGGCAGACACCGCCACACCGGAAGTTTCTTGACGAGGTATCTCCCAACAATCCTGTCGTACTGCGAGATATCAGTGGTCATAGCGCCTGGGCAAATTCCCTCGCTTTAGAGCTAGCTGGAATCACCGCCGATACACCAAACCCCGAAGGTGGCATCATTGAAAAAGACAGCAACGGACTCCCCACCGGCTTATTACGTGAAAGCGCTGCCGGGCTCGTTTACAAAAATGTGCCGGCTTATACGCAAGCGCAAAATGTCGAAGCACTGGCATGGTCGACACAACTTATGTTGTCAAATGGAATTACTTCTTACACCGATGCTGGTGTCAACGAAGTGGCGATGAAGGCCTATGCCACGTTGTATGACGCGGGCAAACTCAAACAGCGTGTGCGAGGTTGCAACCTGTATGGCTCCATTGTATTTTCGGCTGCCGACGAGCAGGTTTCTGCCGATCCCATAGAGCAGCGCAATCTTTATAGCCGCAGCAGATTTAGTCCTGACTGCGTGAAAATTGTGTTAGACGGTGTGCCGACCGACAGCCACACTGCAGCCATGGTAGACCCATACAAGGACAATAGCCATGCATCAGAGGAGCGCACCAGAGGCTTATTGTTAATTGAACAGGAAAAATTAAATGCCCTGGTGACAGACTTTGACAACAAGGGCTTAAGTGTAAAATTTCACGCCGCTGGAGACGCAGCCGTAAAAGCCGGTCTCACTGCCATTGAAGCTGCTCGCAAGAGCAATGGATTTAGCGGGGTGTTGCATGATGTAGGCCATAGCAGCTTTGTTCAAATGGATGATATTCAACGCGCCCGCAGCATTGCAGCCACTTTTGAAATGTCACCCTACATTTGGTACCCCAACCCTATTATCCCTGATATCACTAAAGCCACCGGACACGAGCGAATGAAGCGCTGGATCCCGGTTAAAGATGCAATAGACGCTGGCGCATTAGTCGTACCTGGATCAGATTGGGCTGTGGTCCCCTCCGTGAACCCCTGGATTGCTATCGAAACACTGGTGACTCGCCAAAAGCCAGGCGGAGGTAAAGATGTATTAGCGCCTCAGGAACGCATCAGCCTCAAACAGGCTATCGATTTATTCACCGTAAATTCAGCTAAGCATCTTGGTAAAAGTGATGAAGTTGGCAGTATTTCCGTCGGCTTGTATGCCGATCTGATTATTGTAGACAAAAATCCATTTAAAATTCCTACTACTGAATTACATAACATCAAAATACTAAAAACAGTGATTGCCGGTGAAACGGTTTATCAATCAGAATAA